From the genome of Solidesulfovibrio carbinolicus, one region includes:
- a CDS encoding metal ABC transporter ATP-binding protein, protein MTQPVVDIRDLTFSYNGQAALSGVRLAVAQGERLAVLGPNGGGKTTLLKLILGILTPSAGTIRVFGEEPGRHSARIGYVPQRLDGVAERKDLPIRVREVALMGLLSPGRRGFRYTSEEIDKADDALARVEMAGLAQRRFCELSGGQKQRTLIARALVSDPGLLILDEPTANIDPQGKFCLYEVLSRIGAGVTSLVVSHDLSILAAGVTAVACVNGRVAYSPEPRLSQDMLDLLYGVHSHACPMDAYLRRIPPDLARLSPSERP, encoded by the coding sequence GTGACGCAACCGGTCGTCGACATCCGCGACCTGACCTTTTCCTACAACGGCCAGGCGGCGCTTTCGGGCGTGCGTCTGGCCGTTGCCCAGGGAGAGCGTCTGGCCGTGCTCGGCCCAAACGGCGGGGGCAAGACCACGCTTTTAAAGCTCATCCTGGGCATCCTGACGCCCAGCGCCGGAACCATCCGGGTTTTTGGCGAGGAGCCGGGGCGGCACAGCGCCCGCATCGGCTACGTGCCCCAGCGTCTGGACGGCGTGGCCGAGCGCAAGGACCTGCCCATCCGGGTGCGCGAGGTGGCGCTCATGGGCCTGCTGTCGCCTGGGCGGCGGGGCTTTCGCTACACGTCTGAGGAAATCGACAAGGCCGACGACGCCTTGGCCCGGGTCGAGATGGCCGGGCTGGCCCAGCGCCGTTTTTGCGAGCTCTCCGGCGGCCAGAAGCAGCGCACGCTTATTGCCCGGGCCCTGGTTTCCGATCCGGGCCTGCTCATTCTCGACGAACCCACGGCCAACATCGACCCCCAGGGCAAGTTCTGCCTCTACGAGGTGCTCTCGCGCATCGGCGCGGGCGTCACCTCCCTGGTCGTCAGCCATGACCTGAGCATCCTGGCCGCCGGGGTCACGGCCGTGGCCTGCGTCAACGGCCGGGTGGCCTATTCGCCCGAGCCGCGCCTGAGCCAGGACATGCTTGACCTGCTCTACGGCGTGCACAGCCACGCCTGCCCCATGGACGCCTATCTGCGCCGCATTCCGCCGGACCTCGCCCGGCTGTCCCCGTCGGAGCGGCCATGA
- a CDS encoding M16 family metallopeptidase, translating to MRWRTLFFFVAVVLTLSTAAFAADAPKVVRLQNGLTVMTIEDDRFPLASVRLFVHAGSAYETPKQAGLSHLLEHMVFKSTEKRPAGQVASDIEGAGGELNAATSFDSTIYRVDLPAERWRLGLDVVKDMIFGAKFDPAELDGEKQVVLSEIARGRDDPDSRLFQLTQGLVWPGQGYGRPVIGYPETVSGFTDKDLRDYVAERYQPQSMLLVVAGKVRADEVLLEAGALFGELQNDRTVTPPALYAAPVTLAKSVAVEYGQWGKVRLQVAFPMPALRSADEAALDVLSGLLAGDETSRLYRAFKYDKQLVDDISCAAMTLERSGLFIIDATLDAKNVAAFWQGLLADLAKLSGASFSDKEIERVKRNAEDGLFGAKETLSGLAMKAGYFQFYGYEPGGEANYLRAVQLVDRKSLGDVIAAAFRPERLTVAALVPKADEAVVTAASLEATAGRVWPRPKAAEVATVAAADKTGAEVVSLGQGRTLVLLPDATLPYVSISMVYNGGDALLAKDRQGLAELTSSSLTSGTAKRSANAVEDYLADRSASISAASGRDSFSVGARFPSRFQTDLYGLFAEVLTAPAFAPVEIARDVKDQLAAIKAKEDEPMGLAFRRIFPFLFGDSPYGYMRLGQSAFVAKFTPKDVAGFWKDQQAMPWVMAVCGDFDAAAVRRLADTLAKAGGPARPFAFPVPAWGQTRDGVATLTERNQEHLFMIFPVPGSDSPETPALTLLNETLAGQSGLLFTRLRDGENLGYSVTSFLWQSPQAGFLAFYIGTSPDKAEAARTGFAEVAQQLGSTPLPDELMLRAKNVMAGDYYRERQSLKARSSEAANALARGWPLDRERQQVEAAQQVSAETLKELAGKYLLPEKAYIYRVKP from the coding sequence ATGCGTTGGCGTACTTTGTTTTTTTTTGTAGCCGTCGTTCTGACGCTTTCCACGGCCGCCTTCGCGGCCGACGCCCCCAAGGTCGTCAGGCTCCAAAACGGGCTTACCGTCATGACCATCGAGGACGACCGATTCCCCTTGGCTTCGGTGCGGCTTTTTGTCCATGCCGGGTCGGCCTACGAGACGCCCAAGCAGGCGGGCCTCAGCCACCTGCTGGAGCACATGGTGTTCAAGTCCACGGAAAAGCGGCCGGCCGGCCAGGTGGCCTCGGACATCGAGGGCGCGGGCGGCGAACTCAACGCGGCCACAAGCTTTGACAGCACCATTTATCGGGTGGACCTGCCGGCCGAGCGCTGGCGGCTGGGTTTGGACGTGGTCAAGGACATGATCTTCGGGGCCAAGTTCGACCCGGCCGAACTGGACGGCGAAAAGCAGGTGGTGCTCTCCGAGATCGCCCGTGGCCGCGACGACCCGGACAGCCGCCTGTTTCAGCTGACCCAGGGCCTGGTCTGGCCGGGGCAGGGCTACGGCCGGCCGGTCATCGGCTATCCCGAGACGGTTTCGGGCTTTACCGACAAGGACCTGCGCGACTACGTGGCCGAGCGCTACCAGCCCCAGTCCATGCTGCTGGTGGTGGCCGGCAAGGTGCGCGCCGACGAGGTGCTCCTGGAAGCCGGGGCGCTTTTCGGCGAGCTGCAAAACGACCGGACCGTGACCCCGCCGGCCTTGTATGCCGCTCCCGTGACGCTCGCGAAGTCGGTGGCGGTGGAATACGGCCAGTGGGGCAAGGTGCGGCTCCAGGTCGCCTTCCCCATGCCGGCCCTGCGCAGCGCCGACGAGGCCGCCCTGGACGTGCTCTCCGGGCTTTTGGCCGGCGACGAGACCAGCCGGCTCTACCGCGCCTTCAAGTACGACAAGCAGCTCGTGGACGACATCTCCTGCGCCGCCATGACCCTGGAGCGTTCCGGGCTTTTCATCATCGACGCCACCCTGGACGCCAAGAATGTGGCCGCCTTCTGGCAGGGCCTGCTGGCCGATCTGGCCAAGCTGTCCGGCGCGTCCTTTAGCGACAAGGAAATCGAGCGGGTCAAGCGCAACGCCGAGGATGGGCTGTTCGGGGCCAAGGAGACCCTTTCCGGCTTGGCCATGAAAGCCGGTTACTTCCAATTCTACGGCTACGAGCCGGGCGGCGAGGCCAACTACCTGCGCGCGGTGCAGCTCGTTGACCGCAAGAGCCTGGGCGACGTCATTGCCGCCGCGTTTCGCCCCGAGCGTCTGACCGTGGCCGCCCTGGTCCCCAAGGCCGATGAAGCCGTGGTCACCGCCGCCAGCCTGGAGGCAACGGCCGGACGCGTCTGGCCGAGGCCCAAGGCGGCCGAGGTAGCGACCGTCGCCGCCGCCGACAAGACCGGCGCGGAAGTCGTGTCCCTGGGCCAGGGCCGCACCCTGGTCCTTTTACCCGACGCGACCCTGCCCTATGTCTCCATCTCCATGGTGTATAACGGCGGCGACGCCTTGCTGGCCAAGGATCGACAGGGATTGGCGGAGCTTACTTCGAGCAGCCTGACCAGCGGCACGGCCAAGCGCTCGGCCAACGCCGTGGAAGATTATCTGGCCGACCGTTCGGCCTCGATCTCGGCTGCCTCGGGCCGCGATTCCTTCTCGGTCGGGGCGCGCTTCCCCAGCCGCTTCCAGACAGACCTGTACGGCCTGTTCGCCGAGGTGCTGACCGCGCCAGCCTTTGCTCCGGTCGAGATTGCCCGGGACGTCAAGGATCAGCTCGCGGCCATTAAGGCCAAGGAAGACGAGCCCATGGGCCTGGCCTTCCGCCGCATCTTCCCGTTTTTATTCGGCGACTCCCCCTACGGCTACATGCGCCTGGGCCAGTCCGCTTTCGTGGCCAAGTTCACGCCCAAGGACGTGGCCGGCTTCTGGAAGGACCAGCAGGCCATGCCCTGGGTCATGGCCGTTTGCGGCGACTTCGACGCCGCCGCCGTGCGCCGTCTGGCCGACACCCTGGCCAAGGCCGGCGGACCGGCCAGACCCTTCGCCTTCCCCGTGCCGGCCTGGGGCCAGACCCGGGACGGCGTGGCCACGCTCACCGAGCGCAACCAGGAACATCTGTTCATGATCTTCCCGGTGCCCGGCAGCGATTCCCCGGAAACCCCGGCCCTAACACTTTTAAACGAAACCCTGGCCGGACAGTCCGGTTTGCTCTTTACCCGCCTTCGCGACGGCGAAAACCTCGGCTACTCCGTCACCTCCTTTTTGTGGCAGTCGCCCCAGGCCGGGTTCCTGGCCTTTTACATCGGCACATCCCCGGACAAGGCCGAGGCGGCCCGGACCGGCTTTGCCGAGGTGGCGCAGCAGCTGGGCTCCACGCCGCTGCCTGACGAGTTGATGCTTCGCGCCAAAAACGTCATGGCCGGCGATTACTACCGCGAGCGCCAAAGCCTCAAGGCCCGCAGCAGCGAAGCGGCCAATGCCCTGGCCCGGGGCTGGCCCCTGGACCGCGAGCGGCAGCAGGTCGAGGCGGCCCAGCAGGTCTCGGCCGAAACCCTCAAGGAACTGGCCGGCAAGTATCTGCTGCCGGAAAAGGCCTACATCTACCGCGTCAAGCCCTGA
- the gmd gene encoding GDP-mannose 4,6-dehydratase: protein MKGKVALITGITGQDGAYLAELLLKKGYEVHGIKRRASLFNTQRIDHLYRDPHDIGRKFTLHYGDLSDSTNLIRIIQQVRPDEIYNLAAQSHVKVSFESPEYTADVDALGTLRLLEAVRILGMEKHTRFYQASTSELYGQVVETPQTEKTPFYPRSPYAVAKLYAYWITVNYREAYGMYACNGILFNHESPLRGETFVTRKITRAMARIKLGLQDCLYLGNLSALRDWGHAKDYVEMQWLMLQQDAPDDFVIATGRQHSVRDFVKMAAAELGISIRFEGTGADEKGYDAKTGACLVAVDPRYFRPTEVETLLGDPTKARQRLGWVPKITLEEMVTEMVRADLRDAERDALCKSQGFAVFDLNE, encoded by the coding sequence ATGAAAGGCAAAGTCGCGCTCATTACCGGCATAACCGGCCAGGATGGGGCCTATCTGGCCGAACTGCTGCTCAAAAAGGGCTATGAAGTCCACGGCATCAAACGCCGGGCCTCCCTTTTTAACACCCAGCGAATCGACCATCTCTACCGCGATCCCCACGACATCGGCCGCAAGTTCACGCTCCACTACGGCGACCTGAGCGACTCGACCAACCTCATTCGCATCATCCAGCAGGTCCGCCCGGACGAGATCTACAACCTGGCCGCCCAGAGCCACGTCAAGGTGTCCTTCGAGTCTCCGGAATACACCGCCGACGTGGACGCCCTGGGCACGTTGCGCCTGCTCGAAGCCGTGCGTATCCTGGGCATGGAGAAGCACACCCGCTTCTACCAGGCCTCCACCTCGGAACTCTACGGCCAGGTCGTGGAGACGCCCCAGACCGAGAAAACGCCCTTTTATCCGCGCAGCCCCTACGCCGTGGCCAAGCTCTACGCCTACTGGATCACGGTCAACTACCGCGAAGCCTACGGCATGTACGCCTGCAACGGCATCCTGTTCAACCACGAGTCGCCCCTGCGCGGCGAGACCTTCGTCACCCGCAAGATCACCCGGGCCATGGCCCGCATCAAGCTCGGGCTCCAGGACTGCCTCTACCTCGGCAACTTGAGCGCCCTTCGCGACTGGGGCCACGCCAAGGACTACGTCGAGATGCAGTGGCTCATGCTCCAGCAGGACGCCCCGGACGATTTCGTCATCGCCACCGGCCGCCAGCATTCCGTGCGCGACTTCGTCAAGATGGCCGCCGCCGAACTGGGCATCTCCATCCGTTTCGAAGGCACGGGGGCCGACGAGAAGGGCTACGACGCCAAGACCGGCGCCTGCCTGGTGGCCGTGGACCCGCGCTATTTCCGCCCCACCGAGGTGGAGACGCTGCTTGGCGATCCCACCAAGGCCCGGCAGCGCCTGGGCTGGGTGCCCAAGATCACCCTGGAAGAGATGGTGACCGAAATGGTGCGCGCCGATCTGCGCGACGCCGAGCGCGACGCGCTGTGCAAAAGCCAGGGATTCGCCGTCTTCGACCTCAACGAATAG
- a CDS encoding OsmC family protein encodes MIQCRGLPTPLQVAFGNGQFTGLCDATPDKGGAGQGFRPHELLEAALGSCLVMIMTKFAASHDIPLAGVAVTVTLDRSVPETAAYACAIALEGDLTDDDRRRILRAARSCPVRRTLGCKAVVTDALA; translated from the coding sequence ATGATTCAATGCCGAGGACTTCCCACGCCGTTGCAGGTGGCCTTTGGCAACGGCCAATTCACCGGCCTGTGCGACGCTACCCCGGACAAAGGCGGGGCTGGCCAGGGCTTTCGGCCCCATGAGCTGTTGGAAGCCGCTCTGGGCTCCTGCCTGGTCATGATCATGACCAAGTTCGCGGCCAGCCATGACATTCCCCTGGCCGGCGTCGCCGTGACCGTGACGCTTGACCGCTCGGTCCCGGAAACGGCGGCCTACGCCTGCGCCATTGCCCTCGAAGGGGACCTGACGGACGATGACCGCCGCCGCATCCTGCGCGCCGCCCGAAGCTGCCCGGTGCGCCGGACCCTGGGCTGCAAGGCGGTGGTGACCGACGCCTTGGCCTGA
- a CDS encoding GDP-mannose 4,6-dehydratase has translation MKQALIFGVSGQDGAYLAQLLLQKGYRVAGTSRDAQMASFASLAALGIGEQVEVHSVTLTDFRSVLTVLAKVKPDEIYHLAGQSSVGLSFDQPVETFMSIGVGTLNLLEAVRFLGAPARLYHASSSDCFGDTGGEPATELTPFAPRSPYAVAKAAAHFEVANYREAYKLFACNGILFNHESPLRPKRFVTRKIVAAAARIAAGSGETLHLGNIDVARDWGNAREYVEAMWLMLQQDVPEDYVIATGQTITLRQFVAEAFAALGLDWQDHVQVDSTLFRPADIAVSRANPAKAAQALGWKATMGPADVARAMAVHEQQEILQK, from the coding sequence ATGAAGCAAGCCCTCATCTTTGGCGTGTCAGGCCAGGACGGAGCCTATCTGGCGCAGCTTCTGCTCCAGAAAGGCTACCGGGTGGCCGGAACCTCCCGCGACGCCCAGATGGCGTCTTTTGCCAGCCTGGCCGCCCTTGGCATTGGCGAGCAGGTCGAGGTCCATTCCGTCACCCTGACCGATTTTCGCAGCGTCTTGACCGTGCTGGCCAAGGTCAAGCCCGACGAGATCTACCACTTGGCCGGCCAGTCCTCGGTGGGCCTGTCCTTTGACCAGCCCGTGGAAACCTTCATGTCCATCGGCGTGGGCACGCTCAACCTCCTGGAGGCCGTGCGCTTTCTCGGCGCGCCGGCCAGGCTCTACCACGCCTCTTCCAGCGACTGCTTCGGCGATACCGGCGGCGAGCCGGCAACCGAACTCACGCCCTTTGCCCCGCGAAGCCCCTATGCCGTGGCCAAGGCGGCGGCTCATTTCGAGGTGGCCAACTACCGGGAGGCCTACAAGCTTTTTGCCTGCAACGGCATCCTTTTCAACCACGAGTCGCCGCTGCGGCCCAAGCGTTTCGTCACCCGCAAGATCGTGGCCGCCGCTGCCCGCATTGCCGCCGGCTCGGGCGAGACGCTGCATCTGGGCAACATCGACGTGGCCCGGGACTGGGGCAACGCCCGGGAATACGTTGAAGCCATGTGGCTGATGCTCCAGCAGGACGTCCCGGAAGACTACGTCATCGCCACCGGCCAGACCATCACCCTGCGCCAGTTCGTGGCCGAGGCCTTCGCCGCCCTGGGCCTGGACTGGCAGGACCACGTGCAGGTCGATTCCACACTTTTTCGGCCCGCCGACATCGCCGTCAGCCGGGCCAATCCGGCCAAGGCGGCGCAGGCGCTGGGCTGGAAGGCGACCATGGGACCGGCCGACGTGGCCCGGGCCATGGCCGTCCACGAACAACAGGAGATTCTCCAGAAATGA
- a CDS encoding Fur family transcriptional regulator, producing MDAALHESSSRMLARAGIGATPLRLAVVGAMAGAGRALPAGDILALVRRLRPANRVTLYRILDLLVEKGLARRHSAGDRAQRYCLEPGTAGAPHGHAYCVRCGAMQCLPQGAGLADVAALGAGLAMDVLAVEVRIDGVCAACRESKSRPSGAAVDGDPGNS from the coding sequence ATGGACGCCGCGCTTCACGAGAGCTCGTCCCGGATGTTGGCCCGGGCCGGCATCGGGGCCACGCCGCTGCGGCTGGCCGTGGTCGGGGCCATGGCCGGGGCGGGCAGGGCGCTGCCGGCCGGGGATATCCTGGCCCTGGTGCGCCGACTGCGCCCGGCCAACCGGGTGACGCTCTACCGGATTCTCGATCTGCTGGTGGAAAAGGGGTTGGCCCGCCGCCACAGCGCCGGGGACCGGGCCCAGCGCTACTGCCTGGAGCCCGGGACCGCCGGAGCGCCCCATGGCCATGCCTACTGCGTGCGCTGCGGGGCCATGCAATGTCTGCCCCAAGGGGCCGGTCTGGCCGACGTGGCCGCCCTGGGCGCCGGTCTGGCCATGGACGTGCTGGCCGTGGAGGTGCGCATCGACGGCGTGTGCGCCGCCTGCCGGGAGTCCAAAAGCCGCCCGTCCGGCGCGGCTGTTGACGGCGACCCGGGAAACTCCTAG
- a CDS encoding class I SAM-dependent methyltransferase has translation MLDAKTHYEQLLARHYSRAMGGFEAKAAENGALFDRLGIVPRTSGRAVDMGAGSGFQSLPLAERGFSVTAVDFSPTLVAELSQRTAGRKVTPVLGDIRDVAALVGEPAELAVCMGDTLAHLGSLQEIGAFLAALRASLEPRARLVLTFRDQQRALTGTDRILPVASDDDFHFVCLLDYDEDVITVTDIVHYRAVSGWNMEKSAYCKVRLRQPVVVEMLKDAGYVVLVEEMTRGLVTIVAQND, from the coding sequence ATGCTGGATGCCAAAACGCATTATGAACAGTTGTTAGCGCGCCATTATTCACGGGCCATGGGGGGCTTTGAGGCCAAGGCCGCGGAAAACGGGGCGCTTTTCGACCGCCTCGGGATCGTGCCCCGCACTTCCGGGCGAGCGGTGGATATGGGCGCGGGGTCGGGTTTTCAGAGCCTGCCTTTGGCCGAACGGGGGTTTTCGGTTACGGCCGTGGACTTTTCTCCCACTCTCGTGGCGGAGCTTTCCCAGCGCACGGCCGGGCGTAAGGTCACCCCGGTTCTTGGCGATATCCGCGACGTCGCAGCCTTGGTCGGCGAGCCGGCCGAACTGGCCGTCTGCATGGGCGACACCCTGGCCCACCTTGGCTCGCTTCAGGAAATCGGAGCCTTTTTGGCGGCGCTGCGCGCCTCGCTTGAGCCCAGGGCGCGTTTGGTCCTCACCTTTCGCGACCAGCAGCGGGCCTTGACCGGCACGGATCGCATTTTGCCTGTGGCCAGCGATGACGACTTTCACTTCGTTTGTCTCTTGGACTACGATGAAGACGTCATCACGGTTACCGATATCGTCCATTATCGCGCTGTTTCGGGCTGGAACATGGAAAAAAGCGCCTATTGCAAGGTGCGTTTGCGCCAACCCGTTGTGGTGGAGATGCTCAAGGACGCCGGTTATGTCGTTCTTGTTGAGGAAATGACACGAGGACTTGTCACCATCGTTGCCCAAAACGACTGA
- a CDS encoding metal ABC transporter permease — protein MIEALSLPFMQNAALAALLAAVCCGVIGTLVVANRMVFLAGGAAHAAYGGVGLAYFLALPVLPVTVAFTVAAALAMAAVTLRRVEDTDTVIGVLWAAGMAFGIILLDLTPGYKPDLMSYLFGSIITVPDSDLYALAGLDVVLLAAALRHYNGFVSMAFDREFAAVRGVPVMFLHCLLTALAAVSVVLLIRVAGLILVIALLSVAPSLAVRRAASLGRAMVWAGLLNIVFCLSGLGLAYAFNLTSGAAIIAVAAATFFVSLVPGLARRRQGA, from the coding sequence ATGATCGAAGCGCTTTCCCTGCCGTTTATGCAAAACGCCGCCCTGGCGGCGCTGTTGGCCGCCGTGTGCTGCGGCGTCATCGGCACCCTGGTCGTGGCCAACCGCATGGTTTTTCTGGCCGGCGGCGCGGCCCATGCCGCTTACGGCGGCGTGGGGCTGGCCTATTTCCTGGCCCTGCCCGTGCTGCCCGTCACCGTCGCCTTCACCGTGGCCGCCGCCCTGGCCATGGCCGCCGTGACGCTTAGGCGCGTCGAGGACACCGACACCGTCATCGGCGTGCTGTGGGCCGCCGGCATGGCTTTCGGCATCATCCTTTTGGACCTCACGCCCGGCTACAAGCCCGACCTCATGAGCTACCTGTTTGGCAGCATCATCACCGTGCCCGACAGCGACCTGTACGCCCTGGCCGGTCTGGACGTGGTGCTCCTGGCCGCCGCCCTGCGCCACTACAACGGCTTTGTTTCCATGGCCTTCGACCGGGAATTCGCCGCCGTGCGCGGGGTGCCGGTGATGTTTCTCCATTGCCTGCTCACGGCCCTGGCCGCCGTTTCGGTGGTGCTGCTCATCCGGGTGGCCGGCCTGATTCTGGTCATCGCCTTGCTCTCGGTGGCCCCCAGCCTGGCCGTGCGCCGGGCCGCCTCCCTGGGCCGGGCCATGGTCTGGGCGGGCCTTCTCAACATCGTCTTTTGCCTGTCCGGCCTGGGGCTGGCCTATGCCTTCAACCTGACCTCGGGCGCGGCCATCATCGCCGTGGCCGCCGCGACCTTCTTCGTGTCCCTGGTTCCGGGCCTGGCCCGGCGGCGGCAGGGAGCCTAG
- a CDS encoding TIGR03960 family B12-binding radical SAM protein — MRELVSRIQKPTQYLGGEWGRTAKDPSTVRARLALAFPDFYEVGMSYVGGRILYEAVNRVEGLAAERVFAPADDAVAVMRETGTSLATLESDTPLAACDVVAFHLTHELCYTSVLHLLDLADIPFRSAQRAGQGGWPLVVAGGGCAFNAEPMAPFFDVMVLGDGEKAIVDLLTAVADARVSGASRRQLLETLAAMPGFYVPEFFEFDPETGVRSLLPGYERVDKAIVADLDTAPFPACQVVPFAQAVHDRLSVEIARGCTRGCRFCHAGMVYRPVRERSLSTLESLVGEGLCRTGYEELSFLSLSTGDFSALESLFAQSIDRCRREQVAVSLPSLRAGTLSDSILDMMAGIRRTGATMAPEAATQRLRDVINKGITEEDILSHAARLFEHGWQQVKLYFMIGLPTETEEDVHGIFELAKKVLAQAPKGVKRLQVTAAISPFVPKPHTPFQWHGQISLEQIRARVGYLRDLFASDRRLTLRWHEPEMSFLEGVFSRAGRELAPVVEAGWQKGALFCSWVDRFSLAPWLEIFAEAGLDPADWLAERPVDKPLPWDHLSCGVSPAYLRLERKRALSGTVTADCRFGDCTGCGVCNDAGRKSSLTAEAVIKPRLNRPALEREAVAAPPAPPREDITRKAAHFRVWYAKEGSAIYLSQLELGRVIERSLRRAGLKPSFSAGYHPLPQISFGRALPVGVSSRAEWMGLFLREPIAPEEFAARLNPNLPEGLTVVGVDELAGGRKVAHPVIETFELTVSDDQAEACLRGFEAFEAANTFPVTWESKKGPRTLDAKTVVWGVLPAGPGRVRFSCDFSETYLSPLRLVEAVCPGLVRGRYGLRKTTVTFADGGSFPLS; from the coding sequence ATGCGCGAGCTCGTTTCCCGTATCCAAAAGCCCACCCAGTACCTCGGCGGCGAATGGGGCCGCACGGCCAAGGACCCGTCCACGGTGCGCGCCCGTCTGGCCCTGGCCTTCCCGGATTTTTACGAAGTCGGCATGTCCTATGTCGGCGGCCGTATTCTCTATGAAGCCGTCAACCGGGTCGAGGGACTGGCCGCCGAGCGTGTCTTTGCTCCGGCCGACGATGCCGTGGCCGTCATGCGCGAGACGGGAACCAGCCTTGCCACCCTGGAGTCCGACACGCCCCTTGCCGCCTGTGACGTGGTGGCTTTCCATCTCACCCACGAGCTGTGCTACACCAGCGTGCTGCACCTGCTCGATCTGGCCGACATTCCCTTCCGCAGCGCCCAGCGGGCCGGGCAGGGCGGCTGGCCCCTGGTGGTGGCCGGCGGCGGCTGCGCCTTCAACGCCGAGCCCATGGCCCCGTTTTTCGACGTCATGGTCCTTGGCGACGGCGAAAAGGCCATCGTCGATCTGTTGACCGCCGTGGCCGACGCCCGGGTGAGCGGGGCGAGCCGCCGCCAGCTCCTGGAGACCCTGGCCGCCATGCCCGGCTTTTACGTGCCGGAATTTTTCGAATTCGACCCCGAAACCGGAGTGCGAAGCCTGCTTCCTGGCTACGAGCGGGTGGACAAGGCCATTGTGGCCGACCTGGACACGGCCCCGTTTCCGGCCTGCCAGGTGGTGCCCTTTGCCCAGGCCGTCCACGACCGCCTCTCGGTGGAGATCGCCCGGGGCTGCACCCGCGGCTGCCGTTTCTGCCACGCCGGCATGGTCTACCGCCCGGTGCGCGAACGCAGCCTCTCGACTCTTGAAAGTCTTGTCGGCGAGGGTCTATGCCGCACCGGCTACGAGGAGCTGTCCTTCCTCTCCCTGTCGACCGGCGATTTTTCGGCCCTGGAAAGCCTTTTCGCCCAGAGCATCGACCGCTGCCGCCGCGAGCAGGTGGCCGTATCCTTGCCGTCGCTGCGGGCCGGGACGCTGTCCGACTCCATCCTCGACATGATGGCCGGCATCCGCCGCACCGGAGCCACCATGGCCCCGGAGGCCGCCACCCAGCGCCTGCGCGACGTCATCAACAAGGGCATCACCGAGGAGGACATCCTCTCCCACGCCGCCCGGCTGTTCGAGCACGGCTGGCAGCAGGTGAAGCTCTACTTCATGATCGGGCTGCCCACGGAAACCGAGGAAGACGTCCACGGTATTTTCGAGCTGGCCAAAAAGGTGCTGGCCCAGGCCCCCAAAGGCGTCAAGCGCCTTCAGGTCACGGCGGCTATCTCGCCCTTTGTGCCCAAGCCCCACACGCCCTTTCAGTGGCACGGCCAGATCAGCCTGGAGCAGATTCGCGCCCGGGTGGGCTACCTGCGCGACCTTTTCGCCAGCGACCGCCGGCTGACCCTGCGCTGGCACGAGCCGGAGATGAGCTTTCTGGAAGGCGTGTTCTCCCGGGCCGGCCGGGAGCTGGCCCCCGTGGTCGAGGCCGGCTGGCAGAAGGGCGCGCTTTTTTGCTCCTGGGTGGACCGCTTTTCCCTGGCCCCGTGGCTGGAGATTTTCGCCGAGGCCGGGCTTGATCCGGCCGACTGGCTGGCCGAGCGCCCGGTGGACAAACCGCTCCCCTGGGACCATCTGTCCTGCGGCGTGTCGCCGGCTTACCTGCGCCTGGAGCGCAAGCGGGCGCTGTCCGGCACGGTCACGGCCGATTGCCGCTTCGGTGACTGCACCGGCTGCGGCGTGTGCAACGACGCCGGCCGCAAGAGTTCCCTGACCGCCGAGGCGGTCATCAAGCCCCGGCTCAATCGTCCGGCCCTGGAGCGCGAGGCCGTGGCCGCGCCGCCGGCGCCGCCCCGGGAAGACATCACCCGCAAGGCCGCCCATTTTCGGGTTTGGTACGCCAAGGAGGGCAGCGCCATTTACTTAAGCCAGCTTGAGCTTGGCCGGGTCATCGAACGCTCCCTGCGTCGGGCCGGACTCAAGCCGAGCTTCTCGGCCGGCTACCATCCGTTGCCCCAGATTTCCTTTGGCCGGGCTTTGCCTGTGGGCGTATCCAGCCGGGCCGAGTGGATGGGGCTGTTCCTGCGCGAACCCATTGCGCCCGAGGAATTTGCCGCGCGCCTGAACCCCAATTTGCCCGAGGGCTTGACCGTGGTCGGGGTGGATGAGCTGGCCGGAGGGCGCAAGGTGGCCCATCCGGTGATTGAAACCTTTGAGCTGACCGTGTCGGACGACCAGGCCGAGGCCTGTCTTCGAGGCTTCGAGGCTTTCGAGGCGGCCAATACCTTCCCCGTGACCTGGGAATCCAAGAAAGGGCCGCGCACCCTGGACGCCAAGACCGTGGTGTGGGGCGTGCTCCCGGCGGGCCCAGGCCGCGTACGCTTTTCCTGCGATTTTTCCGAGACCTATTTAAGCCCCTTGCGTTTGGTCGAAGCGGTCTGTCCGGGGCTTGTCCGGGGGCGCTACGGCTTGCGAAAAACCACGGTCACCTTTGCCGACGGCGGCTCGTTTCCACTTTCGTGA